From Aspergillus fumigatus Af293 chromosome 5, whole genome shotgun sequence, a single genomic window includes:
- a CDS encoding putative clock controled protein (Ccg-8), with product MEARLVSSGRDAATTTTTSQTPSSHSSSSASSPLSAPATAFSSLQHVPSSMMDVDNHSVADERSRRATSVLSMDDIEAAQALEGLRAGNISPPLGCQWQADKIIDCVADYGHSSPRTSTQNNPSNVPSDSKPQPEPLLSLLTSTHPLISSAINGSMSAYTSSKSYSPRFKSGAEFIERNIGSPVANTVGTVGRKTGVESGLRWALQRRESNSSDPANKRRKVSGEKQQPQDVDVEKGLAGDNDAMDSQRTRSSSDLSHSEPLPPYDDNKSPNYEEIGRPSSRQSPATWQSRLMISTSGLGVAMSEESLRSLQYCLTWLRWANGRLGKAIIALQGALKEWDSTKRENGEGDASLLSQRIQAVKEDVLSTLKQVVDVVSKYAGGALPENARNLVRRHLTSLPHRFQVASTSKPPPDSSASSSDATLGAHRILVLAQEGLDMMAQVSGVVNDTLVSAELWCQRLGKKRPERDSKQPDGMQPPDSHREQYPVDVKQPIREGSQDVTMGGTEEKV from the coding sequence ATGGAAGCCCGTCTCGTATCGTCTGGCCGAGACGCCgctaccaccaccaccacatcgCAAACGCCCTCCTCCCACTCCTCTTCatccgcctcctcccccctctcCGCCCCTGCTACCGCTTTCTCCTCGCTTCAGCATGTTCCATCCTCCATGATGGACGTCGATAATCATTCCGTGGCCGACGAGCGCTCTCGTCGGGCCACCAGTGTTCTCTCCATGGATGATATAGAGGCAGCTCAGGCGCTTGAGGGGCTCCGTGCGGGTAATATATCCCCGCCTCTTGGCTGTCAATGGCAGGCTGACAAGATCATTGATTGCGTTGCAGATTACGGACATTCATCCCCTCGGACTTCAACGCAAAACAATCCCTCCAATGTCCCGTCCGACTCCAAGCCCCAACCGGAACCCCTCCTCTCTCTGCTTACCTCTACCCATCCGCTGATCTCCTCGGCGATCAACGGGTCTATGTCTGCATATACGTCGTCCAAGTCCTACTCGCCGCGTTTCAAGTCTGGCGCCGAGTTTATCGAGCGCAACATCGGCTCCCCCGTTGCCAACACTGTCGGAACCGTAGGCCGCAAGACCGGTGTGGAGAGCGGTCTCCGTTGGGCACTGCAGCGGCGCGAATCCAATTCCTCGGACCCGGCGAACAAAAGACGGAAAGTAAGTGgtgagaagcagcagccgcaAGACGTGGACGTGGAGAAGGGGCTCGCAGGCGACAACGACGCCATGGACTCCCAGCGGACGCGCAGCTCGTCGGATCTGTCGCACTCCGAGCCTCTTCCGCCATATGACGACAACAAGTCGCCGAACTATGAGGAGATCGGCCGGCCATCGTCTCGCCAGAGTCCGGCCACCTGGCAGAGTCGGTTGATGATCTCCACCTCCGGCCTGGGCGTGGCCATGAGCGAGGAGTCCCTACGCAGTTTGCAATACTGCCTGACTTGGCTGCGGTGGGCCAACGGTCGGCTGGGCAAGGCCATCATCGCTCTCCAGGGCGCGCTCAAGGAATGGGATAGCACTAAACGGGAGAACGGCGAGGGTGACGCCTCGTTGTTGTCGCAGCGTATCCAGGCTGTCAAGGAGGATGTCCTCTCGACCTTGAAACAGGTCGTCGATGTCGTCTCCAAGTATGCCGGCGGAGCTCTACCGGAGAACGCGCGCAACCTGGTCCGTCGCCATCTGACTTCCCTGCCGCACCGGTTCCAGGTCGCCTCGACGTCCAAGCCTCCTCCCGACTCCTCTGCATCCAGCTCAGACGCAACACTCGGCGCTCACCGCATTTTGGTGCTGGCGCAGGAGGGTTTGGACATGATGGCACAGGTTAGCGGTGTGGTCAACGATACCCTCGTTAGTGCTGAGCTCTGGTGCCAAAGACTGGGCAAGAAACGCCCAGAGAGGGACAGCAAGCAACCGGATGGTATGCAACCGCCTGACTCCCATCGGGAGCAGTACCCGGTCGATGTCAAGCAGCCGATACGTGAAGGATCCCAGGATGTTACGATGGGGGGaacggaggagaaggtgtAA
- a CDS encoding RNA dependent RNA polymerase, whose translation MAIPRTPVKSGQELYQLIEILNQQFHLEIPNPRIYSPSVGRNEQTPRWRTYKGLKRLYFNREVGLGRILNDFEEWVHSRPTSHLRTHSGVGRISQSRSALSRRDQLMVEDATVISTHEKNERLEYLLKLVDDEIYLLSRGSVRVCADDNRMQISPSTVLRPPKRRIPEEEEDDEEYHTAPNSPVKNPTVQDHVAVDGDELQPLATDRDNWNTGSSLMVNESVHVFKTPMALDRGKEPSRFLEKLTAPDNVHRYDTAPSAHAGLSFTFSSVATSFGRESRRQLDTSFTSTVTDVTEPMVDSDSMYEDSVVGHLISHELDVTIDDIGPMTETPPEEAPHSIEGRIMEQLLHSGPFSLDQPFPKSIPLRYRYELERVGRAWGVPLGRMLVGSSMSFKSYGEFWKWIEGHNQRCGKPLPEKSTSKAWEAVTGSFKTDKHSEVVILSGDLDWCSESEPGILKFKLNPLKTERTCRFRRRFGSDRYLSLTMPAPARPPRHLRFSSHPTLLRESLALWLTQHVHRCLGRTWRPFYVEDVKTKRKVKTTEPRFRVEFFAIDGVDFGHSPGTVPSIAPQGQDSDNHTPMSLEALIDWHMPLEANVNQSNCKLFQRISLGLSKTYATVTLKPWQILHLRDVPNRPVMNDGCALMSRPLANAICDQLGITGNTPSAFQGRIAGAKGLWMVDRHNSGISGGGDDFWIQISDSQLKIQPHPQAWRGPVDDEKLTFEVVKWSKPLHPVELNTQLLAILEHGGQVREHIAELTRAGIRAISQDFASVLESNSAALCRSLIQKIKPMADDGLSGINQRMKRLEQWTANDAEAIIRLTEAGFAPRSFYPLRRRLGRCLRDLLDRYVDELHIEVPLSTYAFCIADPYGVLKEDEVHFGFSNNWRDARGQFEDNLLDGVDVLVGRLPAHVPSDIQRRRAVWKTELRHFKDVIVFPTTGDIPLAHMLSGGDYDGDTPWICWDQNIVQRFQNSDLPTEEYPPEHFGLTKHPVSMRDIQSTDEFLQSAFTFNLTTSNLGRCTVEHEKIAYDESIDSARAKELACLLSHLVDGRKGGVHLSEQAWQQYRKKVSPKAREVPAYKNAGRKPKKTSIIDYLKFEVARKERHAVLEDLQRAFPEDDSVYDRDEDLVRPWNEAQREAEIEKQGTSEHGQLRAAFKYAEREVERLYSQWISSFSGENSFSPLARQAAEEARKIPPPSLGDHPMIHMWRHSKNEWLRLLASYTYRKHSHASFTIHAFGEILCQIKASNLPSRSVTNEILACYRVNHKAISQLTAKDAVGEELDDGDEYEGEEAVEAMLYGMHMPGAYEDAEEDGLSVE comes from the coding sequence ATGGCCATCCCCCGCACTCCTGTCAAGAGCGGGCAAGAGCTATATCAATTGATCGAAATCCTCAATCAACAGTTCCATCTTGAAATCCCCAATCCTCGAATCTATTCGCCGTCAGTTGGTCGCAATGAGCAGACGCCTCGATGGCGCACGTATAAAGGCCTCAAACGGCTCTACTTCAATCGCGAGGTTGGCCTTGGCCGGATCTTGAATGATTTCGAGGAATGGGTCCATTCTCGCCCAACGTCGCACTTGAGAACGCACAGTGGCGTGGGCCGTATATCGCAGAGTCGCTCAGCTTTGTCAAGAAGGGATCAATTGATGGTCGAGGATGCCACCGTCATCTCTACGCATGAGAAGAACGAGCGCCTTGAGTATCTGTTGAAGCTCGTGGATGACGAAATATACTTGCTGAGCAGAGGGTCGGTCCGCGTCTGTGCGGATGACAATCGTATGCAAATATCACCAAGTACGGTGCTCAGGCCACCTAAGAGAAGAATccctgaagaagaggaggatgacgaagagtATCACACCGCGCCCAACTCGCCTGTGAAGAACCCCACCGTTCAAGATCACGTCGCtgtagatggagatgagcttCAGCCCCTAGCTACTGACAGAGACAATTGGAACACCGGTTCCTCGCTAATGGTCAACGAGTCCGTCCATGTCTTTAAGACCCCTATGGCATTGGATAGAGGCAAAGAACCATCCCGATTTCTCGAGAAGCTTACCGCTCCAGACAATGTTCATCGATACGACACGGCGCCGAGTGCACATGCAGGACTGAGCTTTACCTTCTCCAGTGTTGCCACGTCATTTGGCCGTGAATCCAGGCGCCAGCTTGATACTTCCTTCACCTCGACGGTTACCGACGTTACTGAGCCCATGGTCGACTCTGATTCTATGTATGAAGATTCAGTTGTGGGGCATCTGATCAGCCACGAGTTGGACGTGACCATAGATGATATAGGCCCGATGACTGAAACtcctcctgaagaagccCCTCATTCAATTGAGGGACGAATCATGGAACAGCTTCTGCACAGTGGGCCGTTCTCACTAGACCAACCATTTCCAAAGTCGATTCCTCTGCGATATCGGTACGAGCTGGAACGGGTTGGTAGAGCATGGGGTGTGCCTTTGGGCCGCATGCTAGTTGGGAGCAGCATGTCCTTCAAATCATATGGTGAGTTTTGGAAGTGGATTGAAGGCCATAATCAGCGATGTGGGAAGCCACTCCCAGAAAAGTCGACTAGTAAAGCATGGGAAGCGGTTACTGGTTCATTCAAGACGGACAAGCACTCGGAGGTCGTCATCCTCTCAGGCGACCTGGACTGGTGCAGTGAGTCGGAACCGGGCATCCTCAAATTCAAGTTGAATCCCCTCAAGACGGAGCGAACCTGCCGGTTTCGTCGACGCTTTGGATCCGATCGATATCTCAGCTTGACAATGCCTGCGCCGGCACGGCCGCCACGCCATTTACGCTTCAGCTCGCATCCAACACTTTTGCGTGAGAGTCTAGCCCTGTGGCTCACCCAGCATGTCCATCGATGCCTAGGGCGGACATGGCGGCCCTTCTACGTGGAAGATGTCAAGACAAAGCGCAAAGTCAAGACGACCGAGCCAAGGTTCAGAGTGGAGTTCTTTGCAATCGATGGTGTCGATTTTGGACACAGCCCGGGCACGGTGCCATCCATTGCTCCTCAGGGCCAAGACAGCGATAATCATACACCGATGAGTCTAGAAGCGCTGATAGACTGGCACATGCCCCTGGAGGCCAATGTAAATCAGTCCAACTGCAAGTTGTTTCAGCGGATCTCCCTAGGTCTGTCCAAAACTTATGCTACAGTTACCTTGAAACCATGGCAGATCTTGCACCTCAGAGATGTACCGAACCGTCCAGTCATGAACGATGGTTGCGCTCTCATGTCTAGACCTTTAGCTAATGCAATCTGTGATCAGTTAGGAATTACTGGAAACACCCCTAGCGCTTTCCAGGGAAGGATTGCGGGTGCCAAAGGGCTATGGATGGTGGACCGCCACAACTCTGGCATTTCTGGAGGGGGTGATGATTTCTGGATCCAGATATCAGACTCCCAGTTGAAAATCCAGCCGCATCCCCAGGCGTGGCGGGGAccggttgatgatgagaaacTCACATTTGAGGTGGTCAAGTGGTCCAAACCCTTGCACCCGGTGGAACTGAACACCCAGTTGCTTGCCATCCTCGAGCATGGTGGCCAGGTCAGGGAACACATTGCTGAGCTCACCCGAGCTGGCATTAGGGCGATTTCTCAAGACTTTGCCAGTGTGCTGGAGTCTAACAGCGCTGCATTATGCCGTAGCCTTatccagaagatcaagcCCATGGCCGATGACGGCTTATCGGGGATAAACCAGAGGATGAAGCGTCTGGAGCAGTGGACTGCTAACGATGCGGAAGCCATCATCAGGCTTACCGAAGCTGGGTTCGCTCCACGGAGCTTTTACCCCCTACGCAGGCGGCTGGGAAGATGTCTGAGAGACTTGCTTGACCGCTATGTGGATGAGTTACATATCGAAGTCCCACTTTCCACTTATGCCTTCTGCATTGCAGACCCGTACGGGGTTCTTAAAGAGGACGAGGTGCATTTCGGGTTTTCGAACAACTGGCGCGATGCCCGGGGCCAATTCGAGGACAACCTCCTTGACGGCGTGGACGTTCTGGTCGGTCGTCTCCCTGCGCACGTACCCTCTGATATCCAGCGTCGACGAGCTGTGTGGAAAACGGAGCTTCGGCACTTCAAGGATGTCATCGTCTTTCCCACTACGGGTGACATTCCACTGGCACATATGCTGTCTGGTGGCGACTACGATGGAGATACGCCGTGGATATGCTGGGACCAGAACATTGTGCAGCGCTTTCAAAATTCCGACCTGCCTACAGAGGAGTACCCGCCAGAGCATTTTGGACTCACAAAACATCCGGTGTCCATGAGGGACATACAGTCGACGGACGAGTTTCTTCAGAGTGCCTTTACTTTTAACCTGACGACCTCGAATCTAGGCCGATGCACCGTAGAGCACGAGAAGATTGCATACGACGAGTCGATTGACTCGGCCAGAGCCAAGGAGCTGGCCTGTCTGCTTAGCCATCTGGTCGATGGCCGCAAAGGAGGGGTGCACCTGTCAGAGCAGGCCTGGCAGCAATACCGGAAGAAGGTCAGTCCCAAGGCGCGAGAGGTCCCCGCGTATAAGAACGCGGGACGCAAACCCAAGAAAACCAGCATCATAGACTACCTCAAATTCGAGGTAGCTCGTAAGGAGCGGCATGCAGTGCTTGAAGACTTGCAGCGAGCCTTTCCGGAGGACGACAGCGTGTATGATCGGGATGAAGATCTCGTCCGCCCATGGAACGAGGCCCAGCGGGAAGCAGAGATCGAGAAGCAAGGGACAAGCGAGCACGGGCAGCTCCGCGCTGCGTTCAAGTATGCCGAGCGGGAGGTTGAAAGGCTCTACAGCCAATGGATCAGCTCTTTTTCAGGGGAGAATTCCTTCTCGCCCCTTGCGCGCCAGGCGGCAGAGGAAGCGCGGAAGATCCCTCCGCCGTCCCTTGGCGACCATCCGATGATCCATATGTGGCGACATAGCAAGAATGAATGGCTTCGGCTGTTGGCCTCGTACACGTACCGGAAGCATAGCCATGCCAGTTTCACAATCCATGCCTTTGGTGAGATCCTCTGCCAGATCAAGGCGAGCAACCTGCCGTCCCGGTCGGTGACCAATGAAATTTTGGCTTGCTACCGGGTCAATCACAAGGCGATCAGCCAACTTACGGCGAAGGATGCTGTTGGtgaggagcttgatgatggagacgaatatgaaggggaagaagcCGTGGAAGCCATGCTGTATGGGATGCACATGCCTGGAGCATATGAGGACGCCGAGGAGGACGGGCTTTCTGTGGAGTAA